In Methanococcus voltae, a single window of DNA contains:
- a CDS encoding ATP-binding cassette domain-containing protein — protein MPILEVNDLIYKYPDGTSALKGINFKAEEGDMIAILGPNGAGKSTLFLHFNGILKPKEGVVKVKEKPISYKNKDLLEVRKTVGIVFQNPDDQLFAPTVAQDVAFGPMNLGLDKEEVTKRVKEALKAVDMEGYDEKPPHHLSGGQKKRVAIAGILAMKPEIIVLDEPTAGLDPLGASQIMRLLYELNKQGITIIISTHDVDLVPVYANKVYLISDGKIIKNGTPKEIFNDTEAIRNSKLRLPRISHLLEILKREDKLNIDMSYTIGEARVNLLEYMNKSEIKG, from the coding sequence TTGCCAATTCTTGAAGTAAATGACTTAATTTATAAGTATCCCGACGGAACATCTGCCTTAAAAGGAATTAACTTTAAAGCAGAAGAAGGAGATATGATTGCAATTTTAGGACCTAACGGCGCTGGCAAATCAACCTTATTTTTACACTTTAATGGAATTTTAAAGCCCAAAGAGGGAGTTGTCAAAGTTAAGGAAAAACCGATATCATACAAAAATAAAGATTTACTTGAAGTTAGGAAAACTGTCGGAATAGTATTCCAAAACCCCGATGACCAACTTTTTGCCCCTACCGTTGCTCAGGATGTTGCATTTGGTCCGATGAATTTAGGATTAGATAAAGAAGAAGTAACAAAACGGGTAAAAGAAGCCTTAAAAGCCGTAGATATGGAAGGTTATGATGAAAAACCGCCTCATCACTTGAGTGGGGGTCAAAAAAAGAGAGTGGCCATTGCAGGAATATTAGCAATGAAACCCGAAATAATAGTTCTTGATGAACCTACTGCAGGTCTTGACCCACTCGGTGCTTCTCAAATCATGCGATTGCTTTATGAATTAAATAAGCAAGGTATTACAATTATAATATCAACTCATGACGTTGATTTAGTTCCTGTTTATGCCAATAAAGTTTATTTAATAAGTGATGGAAAAATTATAAAAAATGGAACTCCTAAAGAAATATTTAACGATACAGAAGCTATCAGAAATTCAAAATTAAGATTACCGCGTATATCTCACCTATTGGAAATACTAAAACGTGAAGATAAATTAAATATTGATATGAGTTATACAATTGGGGAAGCCCGCGTAAATTTGTTAGAATATATGAACAAAAGTGAAATTAAAGGATAA
- a CDS encoding MogA/MoaB family molybdenum cofactor biosynthesis protein, producing MHTKVQNIRYAVVSISDSRYMEKLRGLTVEDGSGILLSDELNAEIYELIPDNPEMIKGLIEHIIDYSDVECIVLTGGTGLSSRDNTSEVVNGLYDKKLEGFSIVFHKLSYDEVQFSTILSRASAGIYKKKLIYSLPGSINACKTGLKIIKQESGHILGHIE from the coding sequence ATGCATACCAAAGTACAAAATATTAGATATGCAGTAGTATCTATTAGTGATAGTAGATATATGGAAAAATTAAGGGGTTTAACTGTCGAAGACGGTTCTGGAATATTATTAAGCGATGAATTAAACGCTGAAATATATGAATTAATCCCAGATAATCCTGAAATGATAAAAGGACTTATAGAACATATTATAGATTATTCAGACGTTGAATGTATTGTTTTAACTGGAGGTACAGGATTATCTAGCCGAGATAATACTTCAGAAGTAGTAAATGGGCTATATGATAAAAAACTAGAAGGATTTAGTATAGTATTCCATAAATTAAGTTATGATGAAGTCCAATTCTCCACAATACTTTCAAGAGCTTCAGCAGGAATATATAAGAAAAAGCTCATTTATTCATTACCCGGGTCAATTAATGCTTGTAAAACAGGTTTGAAAATAATTAAACAGGAAAGTGGTCATATTTTA